One window from the genome of Eucalyptus grandis isolate ANBG69807.140 chromosome 7, ASM1654582v1, whole genome shotgun sequence encodes:
- the LOC104431197 gene encoding acetyl-CoA-benzylalcohol acetyltransferase-like, which translates to MNVEVQWKKLVKPSVPTPNNRQKLKLSSVDEIQMPNYTGIIFSYRDNAENHGVDIPQRLGQMEESLFKTPQLFYPMARRYVEDDGCFIECNDPGVEFIHAKVDGQMDKLLHGDPDMDLLDHLSTFPTNVVGNSLVAIQVKTFECGRLVIGLRFTRKIGDISTMAMFIHSWAAACRGTIDMAICPSFELSSLFHMKEAAVPNWPPPRTIGTKEFVMTRLSFSSNAILKLKAPATDDAKDLMANDSKTSRVDVVSALISRALVDIDRNKHGDQRNFMICMTVNLREKSI; encoded by the coding sequence ATGAACGTGGAAGTACAATGGAAGAAGTTGGTCAAGCCGTCGGTACCGACGCCAAACAACCGGCAAAAATTGAAGCTCTCATCAGTGGATGAGATTCAAATGCCAAATTATACGGGCATTATCTTCTCCTATAGAGATAATGCTGAGAATCACGGAGTTGATATTCCTCAGAGGCTTGGCCAAATGGAGGAGTCACTGTTCAAAACCCCACAGCTCTTTTATCCTATGGCACGGAGATATGTCGAGGACGATGGCTGTTTCATCGAGTGCAATGACCCTGGAGTCGAGTTCATCCACGCCAAAGTGGATGGCCAAATGGACAAGCTTCTCCATGGAGACCCCGACATGGATTTGCTTGATCATTTGTCGACATTCCCGACCAATGTGGTGGGCAATTCGTTAGTCGCGATTCAAGTGAAAACGTTCGAGTGTGGTAGATTAGTGATTGGCCTGCGCTTTACACGCAAGATTGGCGACATCTCCACCATGGCCATGTTCATTCATTCGTGGGCAGCCGCTTGCCGAGGTACCATAGACATGGCAATTTGTCCGAGTTTCGAGTTGTCATCTCTATTCCATATGAAAGAGGCGGCAGTTCCAAATTGGCCTCCACCACGGACTATTGGCACAAAGGAATTCGTCATGACTAGGTTAAGTTTTAGCAGTAATGCTATTTTGAAGCTGAAAGCCCCAGCTACAGATGATGCAAAGGATCTGATGGCCAACGATTCCAAGACTTCGAGGGTGGATGTTGTTTCGGCGCTAATAAGTAGGGCTCTCGTCGATATTGATCGAAATAAACACGGCGACCAAAGgaattttatgatttgtatGACTGTTAACTTGCGTGAGAAATCAATCTAG
- the LOC104431976 gene encoding acetyl-CoA-benzylalcohol acetyltransferase-like — translation MKVEIQWKKLVKPSVPTPSDQRKWKLTSIDELQMPNYVGVIFYYRDNAGNPRVDISQRLHQMEESLSKTLTLFYPMAGRYIEDDDGCFIDCNDLGVDFVHAKVDGQIDQLLHRDPDMDLLEYLSQFPNNLVGNPLVVIQVNTFECGGIAIGLRSTHRISDVYTMAIFVNSWATACRGNVDVTVCPSFELSSLFPMKVSAVANWPPPRIIGSKEFTVSRFRFSGDAVSKLRALARDDAKDSMANNFQPSRVEVVSALISKALVKINRCRQGEESSFAVYMTFNLRDKVKLKIPANSCGNFYGMISGRSDQPMASKRNPEFNEMVNIIHNMISDAKTKYASIVNKQEFCSTVGNSIAEFVKVASSSEVFTISFSSWCRFGLYEIDFGWGRPDLVSNISLNLRSVFLIDDEEGKGIDAWTTTTGDEMILLKQDPDILAFTS, via the coding sequence ATGAAGGTGGAAATACAGTGGAAGAAGCTGGTCAAGCCGTCAGTGCCGACACCGAGCGACCAACGAAAATGGAAGCTAACGTCAATAGATGAGCTTCAGATGCCAAATTATGTGGGCGTTATCTTCTACTATAGAGATAATGCCGGGAACCCCAGAGTCGATATCTCTCAAAGGCTTCACCAAATGGAGGAGTCACTTTCCAAAACTCTAACCCTCTTTTATCCTATGGCAGGGAGATACATCGAGGATGACGATGGTTGTTTTATCGACTGTAACGACCTTGGAGTGGACTTCGTCCATGCCAAAGTGGATGGCCAGATTGATCAGCTTCTCCATAGAGACCCCGACATGGATTTGCTCGAATATTTGTCGCAATTCCCGAACAACCTAGTAGGCAATCCACTAGTGGTGATTCAAGTGAATACGTTCGAGTGCGGCGGAATAGCAATTGGCTTGCGCTCTACACACAGGATCAGCGACGTGTACACCATGGCCATATTCGTTAATTCGTGGGCCACCGCTTGCCGAGGTAACGTCGATGTTACAGTCTGTCCAAGTTTCGAGTTGTCGTCTCTATTCCCAATGAAAGTGTCGGCCGTTGCGAATTGGCCTCCGCCACGGATTATTGGCAGCAAGGAATTCACGGTGTCTAGGTTCAGGTTCAGCGGTGATGCTGTATCGAAGCTGAGAGCCCTAGCTAGGGATGATGCAAAAGATTCAATGGCCAACAACTTCCAGCCTTCAAGGGTGGAGGTTGTTTCGGCCCTAATAAGTAAGGCTCTCGTCAAGATTAATCGATGTAGGCAAGGCGAAGAAAGCTCTTTCGCAGTTTATATGACATTTAACTTGCGCGATAAAGTCAAATTAAAGATACCCGCAAATTCTTGTGGCAATTTCTACGGCATGATTTCTGGGCGCTCCGATCAACCCATGGCCAGCAAAAGGAATCCGGAGTTCAATGAGATGGTGAATATAATCCACAATATGATATCGGACGCTAAAACGAAATATGCATCAATAGTAAACAAGCAGGAGTTCTGCTCGACGGTGGGGAATTCTATAGCCGAATTTGTCAAAGTCGCGTCCTCAAGCGAAGTGTTTACGATTTCTTTTAGTAGCTGGTGCCGTTTCGGGCTATATGAGATCGACTTCGGGTGGGGAAGGCCGGATCTAGTCAGCAACATATCATTGAATCTCAGATCGGTCTTTCTTATCGACGATGAAGAGGGCAAAGGAATTGATGCATGGACAACCACAACTGGAGATGAGATGATTCTTCTTAAACAAGATCCGGATATTCTGGCATTCACTTCCTAG
- the LOC104455397 gene encoding acetyl-CoA-benzylalcohol acetyltransferase has product MDLLEYLSQFPNNLVGNPLVVIQVNTFECGGIAIGLRSTHKISDMYIMAIFVNSWATACRGNVDVTVCPSFELSSLFPMKVSAVVNWLPPRIIGSKEFTVSRFRFSDDAVSKLRALTRDDAKDSMANNFQPSRVEVVSALISKALVKIDRHRQGQERPFAVCMTFNLRDKVKLKIPANSCGNFFSVISRRSDHPTAGKTNPEFNEMVNIIHNMISDAKTKYATIVNKEEFCSTVVNSIAEIVEAASSSEVFMISFSSWCRFGLYEIDFGWGRPVPVSNISLNLRSVFLIDDEEGKGIDAWTTTTGDEMSLLKQDPDILAFTS; this is encoded by the coding sequence ATGGATTTGCTCGAATATTTGTCGCAATTCCCAAACAACCTAGTAGGCAATCCACTAGTGGTGATTCAAGTGAATACGTTCGAGTGCGGTGGAATAGCAATTGGCTTGCGCTCTACACACAAGATCAGCGACATGTACATTATGGCCATTTTCGTTAACTCGTGGGCCACCGCTTGCCGAGGTAACGTCGATGTTACAGTCTGTCCAAGTTTCGAGTTGTCGTCTCTATTCCCAATGAAAGTGTCGGCCGTTGTGAATTGGCTTCCGCCACGGATTATTGGCAGCAAGGAATTCACGGTGTCTAGGTTCAGGTTCAGCGATGATGCTGTATCGAAGCTGAGAGCCCTAACTAGGGATGATGCAAAGGATTCAATGGCCAACAACTTCCAGCCTTCGAGGGTGGAGGTTGTTTCGGCACTAATAAGTAAGGCTCTCGTCAAGATTGATCGACATAGACAGGGTCAAGAAAGGCCTTTCGCAGTTTGTATGACGTTTAACTTGCGCGATAAAGTCAAACTAAAGATACCCGCAAATTCTTGTGGCAATTTCTTCAGCGTGATTTCTAGGCGTTCCGATCATCCCACGGCCGGCAAAACGAATCCGGAGTTCAATGAGATGGTGAACATAATCCACAACATGATATCAGACGCTAAAACGAAATATGCAACAATAGTAAACAAGGAGGAGTTCTGCTCGACGGTGGTGAATTCTATAGCCGAAATTGTCGAAGCCGCGTCCTCAAGTGAAGtgtttatgatttcttttagTAGCTGGTGCCGTTTCGGGCTATATGAGATCGACTTCGGGTGGGGAAGGCCGGTTCCCGTCAGCAACATATCATTGAATCTCAGATCGGTCTTTCTTATCGACGATGAAGAGGGCAAAGGAATTGATGCATGGACAACCACCACTGGAGATGAGATGAGTCTTCTTAAACAAGATCCGGATATTCTGGCATTCACTTCCTAG